A part of Catharus ustulatus isolate bCatUst1 chromosome 8, bCatUst1.pri.v2, whole genome shotgun sequence genomic DNA contains:
- the LOC116999269 gene encoding C-type lectin domain family 2 member H-like isoform X1: MSLPMGHLRGCKAVPEADLQKVFLAHHRTPEQWAHCFRQRDSGCVLEQSEFCSIRSLVKELLQGPAAGLTHLPGPQKLTCHKQVDATCERAVGEDVENGICSSEGSVREPLGPQGTSASGHGHRSILRRLPGKGFSCHPVHILVLILLLSLLVVALAVALAVQSAPQVPVPPATPLLVLGCSHGWVGYNGFCYYFSRDQGTWEQGQERCSELGASLAIVKDEEMDLFFRLRGNVDYWLGLRRWGEHLQWGDGSSFSSSVPVLGNAECVCLADDKFRSESCSNPQPYLCSKARAPL; the protein is encoded by the exons ATGTCCCTTCCAATGGGCCATCTCCGTGGGTGCAAAGCTGTTCCCGAGGCCGATCTCCAAAAGGTTTTTCTAGCACACCACAGGACTCCGGAGCAATGGGCTCATTGTTTCAGGCAGAGAGATTCTGGCTGTGTGCTAGAACAGAGTGAATTCTGCTCCATTCGTAGCCTTGTgaaggagctcctgcaggggcCAGCAGCCGGGCTGACACACTTGCCAGGGCCACAAAAACTCACTTGTCATAAGCAGGTGGATGCCACTTGTGAGCGTGCAGTGGGTGAAGATGTGGAGAATGGAATCTGCAGCAGTGAAGGCAGTGTGAGGGAGCCCCTGGGTCCCCAGGGCACATCAGCAAGCGGCCATGGACACAGAAGCATCCTCAGAAGATTGCCGG GCAAGGGGTTCAGCTGCCATCCCGTGCACATCTTGGTGCTGATCCTGCTCCTGTCGCTGCTGGTGGTGGCATTGGCGGTGGCCTTGGCTGTGCAGTCAG caccacaggtTCCAGTTCCACCTGCGACTCCGCTCTTGGTTCTGGGCTGTTCCCATGGCTGGGTTGGATACAATGGATTCTGCTACTACTTCTCAAGGGATCAGGGCACCtgggagcagggtcaggagcGGTGCTCCGAGCTCGGGGCCTCCCTGGCCATTGTGAAGGATGAGGAAATG GATTTGTTCTTCCGCCTCCGCGGGAACGTCGATTACTGGCTCGGGCTGCGCAGATGGGGCGAGCACCTGCAGTGGGGGGACggcagcagcttcagctcctc GGTTCCTGTCCTTGGCAATGCCGAGTGTGTGTGCCTGGCTGACGATAAATTCAGGAGTGAGAGCTGCTCGAATCCGCAGCCGTATCTGTGCAGCAAGGCCCGAGCTCCCCTGTAA
- the LOC116999269 gene encoding CD209 antigen-like isoform X2, translating into MSLPMGHLRGCKAVPEADLQKVFLAHHRTPEQWAHCFRQRDSGCVLEQSEFCSIRSLVKELLQGPAAGLTHLPGPQKLTCHKQVDATCERAVGEDVENGICSSEGSVREPLGPQGTSASGHGHRSILRRLPAPQVPVPPATPLLVLGCSHGWVGYNGFCYYFSRDQGTWEQGQERCSELGASLAIVKDEEMDLFFRLRGNVDYWLGLRRWGEHLQWGDGSSFSSSVPVLGNAECVCLADDKFRSESCSNPQPYLCSKARAPL; encoded by the exons ATGTCCCTTCCAATGGGCCATCTCCGTGGGTGCAAAGCTGTTCCCGAGGCCGATCTCCAAAAGGTTTTTCTAGCACACCACAGGACTCCGGAGCAATGGGCTCATTGTTTCAGGCAGAGAGATTCTGGCTGTGTGCTAGAACAGAGTGAATTCTGCTCCATTCGTAGCCTTGTgaaggagctcctgcaggggcCAGCAGCCGGGCTGACACACTTGCCAGGGCCACAAAAACTCACTTGTCATAAGCAGGTGGATGCCACTTGTGAGCGTGCAGTGGGTGAAGATGTGGAGAATGGAATCTGCAGCAGTGAAGGCAGTGTGAGGGAGCCCCTGGGTCCCCAGGGCACATCAGCAAGCGGCCATGGACACAGAAGCATCCTCAGAAGATTGCCGG caccacaggtTCCAGTTCCACCTGCGACTCCGCTCTTGGTTCTGGGCTGTTCCCATGGCTGGGTTGGATACAATGGATTCTGCTACTACTTCTCAAGGGATCAGGGCACCtgggagcagggtcaggagcGGTGCTCCGAGCTCGGGGCCTCCCTGGCCATTGTGAAGGATGAGGAAATG GATTTGTTCTTCCGCCTCCGCGGGAACGTCGATTACTGGCTCGGGCTGCGCAGATGGGGCGAGCACCTGCAGTGGGGGGACggcagcagcttcagctcctc GGTTCCTGTCCTTGGCAATGCCGAGTGTGTGTGCCTGGCTGACGATAAATTCAGGAGTGAGAGCTGCTCGAATCCGCAGCCGTATCTGTGCAGCAAGGCCCGAGCTCCCCTGTAA
- the LOC116999582 gene encoding killer cell lectin-like receptor subfamily F member 2: protein MEDEDGYLVLERWCKRGSAGRCPPRQDAAAGSGFQGSQRVPAASPRCPCRLLEALTATLALSLVLCISWWAAQRWQPKGTAGYGNATLGTAYSGWDGIVRELRRILCPPRERDGCRLCAVGWRLIGNKCYWISDGMNPWSKSREDCGNRGSMLLVPWDQDELEFLNESLQKPTRHFWIGLSVPVAGTGWMWENGSDLDQEHFQLDLGKRGPGACGTLKGSGIVSQDCNTRLQWICKRESAEI from the exons ATGGAGGACGAGGACGGCTACCTGGTCTTAGAGCGATGGTGCAAGCGGGGGTCTGCGGGGAGGTGCCCACCCCGGCAGGACGCAG cagcaggatctgGCTTTCAAGGATCCCAGAGGGTCCCCGCAGCAtccccccgctgtccctgccGCCTCCTCGAGGCCCTGACGGCCACCCTGGCGCTGTCCCTCGTGCTCTGCA TCTCCTGGTGGGCGGCACAGCGGTGGCAGCCCAAGGGGACTGCAGGTTACGGGAACGCCACGCTGGGAACTGCCTATTCGGGCTGGGACGGCATCGTCAGGGAGCTGCGGAGGATCCTGTGTCCGCCCCGAG AGAGAGATGGATGCCGGCTGTGCGCCGTGGGCTGGAGGCTGATCGGGAACAAGTGCTACTGGATTTCCGACGGCATGAACCCTTGGAGCAAGAGCCGGGAGGACTGCGGGAATCGGGGGTCCATGCTGCTGGTGCCGTGGGACCAGGATGAGCTG GAATTCCTAAATGAAAGCCTGCAGAAACCCACACGGCACTTCTGGATCGGCCTCTCGGTGCCTGTGGCCGGGACGGGCTGGATGTGGGAGAACGGCTCCGACCTCGACCAGGAGCA CTTCCAGCTGGACCTCGGGAAGCGAGGACCTGGAGCCTGTGGAACGCTCAAGGGGAGTGGGATCGTCTCTCAGGACTGCAACACAAGGCTGCAGTGGATCTGCAAGAGAGAATCTGCCGAGATCTGA